One Calditrichia bacterium DNA window includes the following coding sequences:
- a CDS encoding DUF1232 domain-containing protein, protein MAAKAEEVFQSEPKVVNKPRKSLLGLIVLVAVYVLSPIDLLPEALIGPLGFLDDAALVTFLVRKILKRQ, encoded by the coding sequence ATGGCTGCAAAAGCAGAAGAAGTTTTCCAGAGCGAACCAAAAGTGGTGAATAAACCTCGCAAAAGTTTGTTGGGATTAATTGTTTTGGTAGCGGTTTATGTGCTTTCGCCGATCGATTTATTGCCGGAGGCGCTGATCGGACCGCTCGGTTTTCTGGATGACGCCGCACTCGTTACTTTTCTGGTGCGAAAAATTCTGAAACGTCAGTGA
- a CDS encoding molybdopterin molybdotransferase MoeA encodes MISIQEALDLVKTVLPQPQTEDISLEDAIERVLAQPVFATEPMPQFTNSAMDGFAVRWDDVQFATEAQPVKLQITSESRAGVPAAAHLQSGEAMRISTGAMVGNGADTVVPIENTEIHEQTVIVKKVNNRHQHLRFAGEEYTAGTELLPVGTVLNPAQIAVAASQGAATVAVYRRPRVAIIGTGTELVDVAQTPAAGQIRDSNGIMLAAAAQKFGGKVVSRQRVGDDFSATVAAIEHASAVADVILFSGGVSVGPHDLVKKAAQECGFETIFWRVRQKPGKPLYFARAAKTLLFGLPGNPVSAYMCFLYYVQPVLRFANGTGFSHRRFTGVLAAQLENRLDRDQLFRVNCQYPTDSLPIVSPQEKQASHMLTSVSNASGFIVLPAGQTLQKGVQTEVLKMI; translated from the coding sequence ATGATCTCAATTCAAGAGGCACTTGATCTCGTTAAAACCGTCCTTCCTCAACCGCAAACTGAAGATATTTCGCTGGAAGATGCCATCGAACGGGTGTTGGCGCAGCCCGTTTTTGCAACAGAACCGATGCCCCAATTTACCAACAGTGCGATGGATGGTTTTGCCGTTCGTTGGGACGATGTGCAGTTTGCCACGGAAGCACAACCGGTGAAGCTGCAAATAACCAGCGAAAGCCGGGCGGGCGTTCCTGCCGCTGCGCATCTGCAATCCGGCGAAGCCATGCGCATCAGCACCGGCGCGATGGTTGGCAACGGTGCGGATACGGTGGTGCCCATTGAGAATACCGAAATTCATGAGCAAACAGTGATCGTCAAAAAAGTGAACAACCGCCACCAGCATTTGCGGTTCGCCGGAGAAGAATACACCGCCGGAACAGAATTATTGCCCGTCGGAACTGTGCTCAATCCGGCGCAAATAGCGGTTGCCGCATCGCAAGGCGCAGCAACGGTTGCCGTTTACCGGCGTCCGCGAGTGGCAATTATCGGTACCGGAACCGAGCTGGTTGATGTTGCGCAGACACCGGCTGCGGGGCAAATCCGGGATTCCAACGGTATTATGCTGGCTGCTGCCGCCCAAAAATTTGGCGGAAAAGTAGTCTCGCGCCAACGTGTTGGCGATGATTTTTCCGCAACGGTTGCCGCAATCGAACATGCATCGGCTGTTGCAGATGTCATTTTGTTCAGCGGTGGCGTTTCTGTTGGACCGCACGATTTGGTCAAAAAAGCCGCTCAGGAATGCGGATTTGAAACTATTTTCTGGCGTGTCCGTCAAAAACCGGGCAAGCCGCTGTATTTTGCCAGAGCTGCCAAAACACTGTTGTTCGGTTTGCCGGGGAATCCGGTTTCGGCGTATATGTGTTTTTTATATTATGTTCAACCCGTTTTGCGGTTTGCCAACGGAACAGGATTCAGTCACCGGCGTTTTACGGGTGTTCTTGCGGCACAATTGGAAAACCGATTGGACCGTGACCAACTTTTCCGCGTGAACTGCCAATATCCAACAGACAGTTTGCCGATCGTTTCGCCGCAGGAAAAACAGGCGTCGCATATGCTGACATCCGTGAGCAATGCCAGCGGATTTATTGTGTTGCCCGCTGGCCAAACCCTGCAGAAAGGGGTTCAAACAGAAGTCCTTAAAATGATATAA
- a CDS encoding HDIG domain-containing protein, whose translation MEPLEIINKYYQPGSQLHEILLIHSQLVTQKALWLAKKVAHLSPDVQFIREAAMLHDIGIIHTNAPGIACFGDAPYIQHGIIGREILEKEGLPKHALVCERHTGVGISRTDIAAKNCPSPDRDLLPVSIEEQIICLADKFYSKTPAKLRNEKSLAKVRNSIAKHGESKLQTLNNWLDFFGVEDS comes from the coding sequence TTGGAACCACTGGAAATCATCAATAAATATTACCAACCGGGATCGCAGCTGCATGAAATTTTGCTGATCCACAGCCAACTGGTTACCCAAAAAGCATTATGGCTGGCCAAAAAAGTGGCGCATTTATCGCCGGATGTACAGTTTATCCGCGAAGCCGCGATGTTGCACGATATCGGGATTATCCACACAAACGCGCCGGGCATCGCCTGTTTTGGGGACGCGCCGTATATTCAACACGGCATTATCGGGCGGGAAATATTGGAGAAAGAAGGCTTGCCAAAACACGCGCTGGTTTGCGAACGGCACACCGGCGTCGGTATTTCGCGGACAGATATCGCTGCCAAAAACTGCCCCTCTCCCGACCGCGATTTACTGCCGGTTTCTATCGAAGAACAGATTATTTGTTTGGCGGATAAATTTTATTCGAAAACGCCCGCTAAATTACGCAATGAAAAATCGCTGGCAAAAGTGCGCAACAGCATCGCAAAACACGGTGAAAGCAAATTGCAGACATTGAACAATTGGCTGGACTTTTTTGGAGTGGAAGATTCATAA